A genomic stretch from Terriglobus sp. RCC_193 includes:
- a CDS encoding type IV secretion system protein — protein MLVWFGVQEALASAQGGPGFSVGKFLNFFMLITFAYVMVKFYDSSIPGIGNSLKGFINGGAQYLVSQIGTDSAANILNQLQQAEASSGPGMMSAAMNPYNAIIFAIIQVLISVLAALVSVIVAYGAVASSIVGLLGPIFIPFLVFDKLEFLFWGWLRAFLGFSFYKVVAAAALSILSQLLTHYYAMMGGFVDPGTMIKQFPVLILLVVVCGFILLKVPAMTASLFSGSTGGHDAGTGILTSLATTAMMG, from the coding sequence ATGCTGGTATGGTTCGGAGTCCAAGAAGCATTGGCCTCCGCCCAAGGGGGGCCGGGATTCAGTGTTGGGAAGTTCTTAAACTTTTTCATGCTCATCACGTTCGCCTACGTGATGGTGAAGTTCTACGATTCCAGCATTCCTGGGATTGGAAACTCCCTCAAGGGCTTCATTAACGGCGGCGCGCAGTACCTTGTAAGCCAGATTGGAACCGACAGTGCGGCGAACATTCTGAATCAGCTTCAGCAGGCCGAAGCAAGTTCAGGGCCGGGGATGATGTCCGCTGCGATGAATCCCTACAACGCGATCATCTTCGCCATCATTCAGGTTCTTATCTCTGTGCTGGCAGCTCTCGTGAGCGTGATCGTCGCCTACGGCGCAGTGGCGAGTTCCATAGTCGGATTGCTTGGCCCCATCTTCATCCCATTCCTTGTGTTCGACAAGCTGGAGTTTCTCTTCTGGGGCTGGCTACGAGCTTTCTTGGGCTTCTCGTTCTACAAGGTCGTTGCCGCCGCCGCGCTCAGCATCCTTTCTCAGCTGCTTACCCACTACTACGCAATGATGGGTGGCTTCGTCGATCCAGGCACGATGATCAAACAGTTTCCAGTGCTGATTCTGTTGGTGGTTGTTTGCGGCTTCATCCTGCTCAAAGTCCCGGCAATGACAGCATCTCTCTTCTCCGGTAGCACTGGCGGACACGACGCCGGCACCGGCATCCTCACCAGTCTCGCAACCACCGCAATGATGGGCTAA
- a CDS encoding TrbI/VirB10 family protein — MSDPIKSQPSLQSKVFDPKGVFRKNTKPLLYLGAAALVIMAAIFSSYGKKTTTSAASKNAAPQPLVQDNTENNVQDLKDQVDAARQKQAQEAAAQAALDPTLANATAAQRTVAAGYGANGQGSSCAPGQLCPYASQGGGQPSPAQQERLLLAAKESDKAFDGRFSSNLAYVQPATQETVRSQVPVPPAANPQAGPESAVSARTVGSEGATPKRAPEVNIDSASGQPYVIYEGTTVDTVLMNRLDGDAAGPVKVLVSNPIYSHDHQHVLIPEGAIALGEAKKIGSSGFGQQRRLAVVFHRLIMPDGYSVDLDQFHGLDQIGEEGLKDKVNNHYLQIFGASIALGVIAGASEISQGGAVLTANGPAVFASGASGSVSQSATTILDRFMQIPPTITIREGHRVKLYITQDMLLPAVENHTIPQSF, encoded by the coding sequence ATGTCTGACCCAATTAAGTCGCAACCGTCTCTTCAGTCCAAGGTGTTCGATCCGAAGGGCGTTTTCCGAAAGAACACGAAACCGCTTCTCTATCTTGGGGCAGCCGCCCTCGTCATCATGGCAGCGATCTTCAGCTCCTACGGTAAAAAGACCACTACCTCAGCAGCGTCGAAGAATGCTGCGCCGCAGCCCCTAGTGCAGGACAACACGGAGAACAACGTTCAAGACCTGAAAGACCAGGTAGACGCCGCGCGACAGAAGCAAGCGCAAGAGGCCGCAGCGCAAGCCGCGCTCGACCCCACGCTAGCTAACGCCACTGCCGCCCAAAGGACAGTCGCAGCAGGTTATGGCGCAAACGGCCAAGGCTCCTCTTGCGCGCCCGGTCAGCTGTGTCCCTATGCCTCGCAAGGCGGCGGTCAACCATCGCCAGCACAGCAAGAACGATTGCTGCTTGCGGCCAAGGAGAGCGACAAGGCGTTTGATGGGAGATTCTCTTCCAACCTCGCCTACGTCCAGCCTGCTACGCAGGAAACCGTGCGGTCGCAGGTTCCTGTCCCTCCGGCAGCAAATCCTCAGGCTGGACCCGAGTCTGCGGTTTCCGCGAGGACTGTAGGTTCGGAGGGCGCAACTCCTAAGCGAGCACCTGAAGTGAATATCGACTCGGCTTCTGGGCAGCCCTACGTGATCTATGAAGGCACAACGGTAGACACCGTGCTCATGAACAGGCTTGATGGGGACGCGGCTGGGCCAGTGAAGGTACTGGTGTCGAATCCCATCTACTCGCACGACCACCAGCACGTTCTTATCCCTGAAGGGGCCATCGCGCTTGGTGAGGCCAAAAAGATTGGTTCAAGCGGATTCGGCCAACAACGGCGCCTGGCCGTTGTCTTTCACCGGCTCATCATGCCGGACGGGTATTCGGTCGACCTTGACCAGTTCCACGGTCTGGATCAAATTGGAGAAGAGGGTCTGAAAGACAAGGTCAATAACCATTACCTTCAGATCTTCGGTGCGTCCATCGCGCTTGGAGTAATTGCCGGCGCTTCGGAGATAAGCCAAGGCGGCGCTGTACTGACAGCAAACGGTCCGGCAGTCTTCGCTAGTGGAGCCTCTGGTTCCGTCTCTCAGTCTGCCACGACGATCCTTGATCGCTTCATGCAGATTCCCCCGACCATCACGATCCGCGAGGGGCATCGCGTGAAGCTCTACATCACCCAGGACATGCTTTTGCCTGCGGTGGAGAATCACACGATTCCGCAGTCGTTCTGA
- a CDS encoding VirB4 family type IV secretion system protein, translating into MRSQVASSVARLEQRVQVFVRQLQDFVQIAALGQQDQFTFFRRLLNFDDWRIAGAPQSSQFLDYQVVNSSIEAERDHLRVADHFVRLLTMKEAITETKPLVLDALLKIPTSFIVCTEWAPLSADKARKEVTKRRRHFNVSKTGFVSQMGNDATQTNPRDVLVDESKQADIENLGDCLRVLGEGQSLGDFSLTILLYGKTQQELDGLAGEFAGIFTTADGNLYAETYNQLNAYFAIVPGNYALNMRRMYLLNSNYADLSFLFSILPGEKHNAHLGAEYLAVLETDNSTPYFLNLHNGEVAHSLVLGMTGSGKSYFANFLLQNAQKYQPQTYIFDIGGSFQSLTTIFGGSYLNVGRESRDFTINPFSLKPTKENLQFLFSLFRVLIEGSEGRYRLDFKEERKLWDAIERTYVLEPEQRTFSNFANIVGELKERLHRWTAKGQYGFVFDNVEDTLTFNQFQTFNFGGWGDAPEVLEPLLFYILHRASNEIANPEKLATFKIFLLDEAWLFVKNETIRNYIVQAQKTWRKHNAAMVLATQSLKELEESGMLQIVSESCPTKIFLANPEMNRDLYREAFHLNDTELELIAGLVPPGQMLVRKAQSSKKVHLNVDSVSHWTATNNARDNLVKRDYFARFGIAEGLRQLAKDHPFRPRSLAVTSTSTR; encoded by the coding sequence ATGCGTTCGCAGGTTGCATCTTCCGTCGCTCGTCTCGAACAGCGTGTTCAAGTTTTCGTTCGTCAGCTCCAGGACTTCGTCCAGATCGCTGCCCTCGGACAGCAGGACCAATTCACTTTTTTCCGCCGTTTGCTCAACTTCGATGACTGGCGCATCGCGGGTGCACCGCAAAGCAGCCAGTTTCTCGACTATCAGGTCGTCAATTCTTCCATCGAAGCGGAACGGGATCATCTGCGAGTCGCCGACCACTTCGTACGCCTCCTTACGATGAAAGAAGCCATCACGGAGACGAAGCCGCTGGTGCTCGACGCTCTGCTCAAGATTCCAACCAGCTTCATCGTCTGCACCGAATGGGCTCCCTTGTCTGCCGACAAGGCTCGCAAAGAAGTGACGAAGAGGCGTCGCCACTTCAATGTCTCCAAAACTGGATTCGTGTCTCAAATGGGCAACGACGCGACGCAGACCAATCCCCGTGATGTGTTGGTGGATGAATCGAAGCAGGCTGACATCGAGAATCTAGGAGATTGCCTTCGCGTGCTGGGCGAGGGACAGTCGCTGGGTGACTTCTCCCTGACCATCCTGCTTTACGGGAAGACACAGCAGGAACTTGATGGGCTTGCGGGCGAGTTCGCCGGTATCTTCACCACGGCTGACGGCAATCTCTACGCCGAGACCTACAACCAGCTCAATGCTTACTTTGCCATTGTTCCGGGCAACTACGCGCTGAACATGCGCCGCATGTACCTGCTCAACAGTAACTATGCTGACCTATCTTTCTTGTTTTCGATTCTGCCGGGAGAGAAGCACAATGCCCATCTCGGGGCCGAATACCTGGCTGTCTTGGAAACCGACAACAGCACGCCCTATTTCTTGAACCTTCATAACGGAGAGGTCGCGCACTCCCTCGTCCTTGGCATGACCGGTTCCGGGAAATCATACTTCGCCAACTTCCTATTGCAGAACGCGCAGAAGTATCAGCCGCAGACCTACATCTTCGACATCGGTGGCAGCTTCCAGTCCTTGACGACGATCTTCGGTGGCAGCTATCTGAACGTAGGGCGTGAGTCGAGGGACTTCACGATCAACCCTTTCTCCCTAAAGCCGACGAAAGAGAACCTCCAGTTTCTCTTCAGCCTGTTTCGTGTATTGATCGAGGGCTCAGAGGGCCGCTATAGGCTGGACTTCAAGGAAGAGCGGAAGCTGTGGGACGCAATCGAACGCACCTACGTTCTTGAACCCGAACAGCGGACTTTCTCCAACTTCGCCAACATAGTTGGCGAGTTGAAGGAGCGGTTGCACCGCTGGACAGCCAAGGGCCAATACGGGTTTGTCTTCGACAACGTCGAAGACACTCTCACCTTCAATCAGTTCCAGACCTTCAACTTTGGTGGTTGGGGAGATGCGCCGGAAGTCCTGGAGCCGCTGCTCTTCTACATCCTCCATCGGGCTTCGAACGAGATCGCGAACCCCGAGAAGCTCGCGACCTTCAAAATCTTCCTGCTTGATGAGGCTTGGCTTTTCGTCAAGAACGAAACCATTCGCAATTACATCGTTCAAGCGCAGAAGACGTGGCGGAAACACAACGCCGCTATGGTGCTGGCTACCCAGTCACTCAAGGAACTGGAGGAGTCCGGGATGCTGCAGATCGTATCGGAGAGCTGCCCCACAAAGATATTCCTCGCCAACCCTGAAATGAATCGTGACCTGTATCGAGAAGCCTTCCACTTGAACGATACCGAGCTTGAGTTGATCGCCGGTCTGGTCCCGCCCGGACAGATGCTCGTCCGCAAGGCCCAGAGCTCCAAGAAGGTTCACCTCAATGTCGATTCAGTCAGCCATTGGACTGCGACCAATAACGCCCGCGACAACCTTGTGAAGCGCGATTACTTCGCTCGCTTCGGCATTGCCGAAGGCTTGCGTCAACTTGCCAAAGACCATCCGTTCCGGCCGCGTTCGCTGGCCGTCACCTCAACCTCAACCCGGTAG
- a CDS encoding TrbG/VirB9 family P-type conjugative transfer protein yields MKRVLISFVLALTASVSVFAQENTGARRVSYHSQDIIPIRAKMKYSTLIEVPSSEKIILAATGDKEFWAVDVVNNDCFIHPAKAGISTDLHLKTDKGNDYTFTLQDISGSSVLPDLKVLVEPADHSSLVASSGPAEFVPAAQLEQSKAQYAALQSHVTQAVDEFKSDYQTKLRFDYKFNAMKAPFDIESIYHDDKFTYITTKASEKFAVYDMKDGKPNLVSYDLRNGTYVIPIVMDNGYVQLGKKKMSFTRKS; encoded by the coding sequence ATGAAGCGCGTCCTCATCTCTTTCGTCCTCGCTCTCACAGCCAGCGTCTCCGTGTTTGCGCAGGAGAACACAGGAGCCCGTAGGGTCTCCTACCACTCCCAGGACATCATTCCTATCCGGGCCAAGATGAAGTACAGCACCCTGATCGAGGTGCCTTCCAGCGAGAAGATCATCCTCGCAGCTACGGGCGACAAAGAATTCTGGGCTGTAGACGTGGTGAACAACGATTGCTTCATCCATCCTGCAAAGGCCGGCATCAGCACCGACCTTCATCTGAAGACGGACAAAGGCAACGACTACACCTTCACACTCCAGGACATCTCCGGCTCTTCTGTTCTTCCAGACTTGAAAGTTCTGGTAGAGCCAGCCGATCACTCTTCGCTCGTCGCTTCGAGTGGCCCGGCAGAGTTCGTCCCGGCTGCGCAGCTTGAGCAGTCGAAGGCTCAGTACGCCGCTCTGCAGTCGCACGTCACGCAAGCCGTGGATGAGTTCAAGAGCGACTACCAAACCAAGCTGCGGTTCGATTACAAGTTCAACGCCATGAAAGCGCCGTTTGATATCGAGTCGATCTATCACGACGACAAGTTCACCTACATAACCACGAAGGCCTCCGAGAAGTTTGCTGTCTACGACATGAAAGATGGCAAGCCCAATCTGGTCAGTTATGACCTTCGCAACGGGACGTATGTGATTCCCATCGTGATGGACAACGGTTACGTGCAACTCGGCAAGAAGAAGATGAGCTTCACTCGCAAAAGCTAA
- a CDS encoding response regulator, translating to MNRPGVLIADDHILIAEALRALLEPDFQVLDLVHDGKKLLSRAVELKPEIVILDLGMPLLNGIDAGQQLKKMLPRTKFVVVTMNEDPDVASVALHNWASGYLLKKSAGTELKLALDSILRGRTYVTPSIAQPLMDEFIRNPKPIKNKELTPRQREVLQLLAEGRSMKEAAAILDVAVRTIAFHKYKIMEEFGLKSNAELVRFALSERLVAEDPRFS from the coding sequence GTGAATCGGCCTGGTGTTCTGATTGCGGACGACCATATCCTCATCGCAGAAGCGTTGCGAGCGCTTCTCGAACCGGATTTCCAAGTTCTGGACCTTGTCCATGACGGCAAAAAACTACTGTCACGTGCCGTAGAGCTGAAGCCGGAAATTGTGATTCTTGACCTTGGCATGCCACTGCTGAATGGTATTGATGCTGGTCAACAATTGAAAAAAATGCTGCCACGGACAAAGTTCGTTGTCGTCACCATGAATGAAGATCCGGATGTAGCTTCCGTCGCGCTCCACAACTGGGCCTCGGGCTATCTTCTGAAGAAATCCGCTGGCACAGAATTAAAGCTCGCACTCGACTCTATCCTGCGCGGAAGAACGTACGTCACACCTTCCATCGCACAGCCCCTCATGGATGAATTTATTCGCAATCCGAAACCAATCAAGAATAAGGAGCTGACACCACGCCAGCGCGAGGTGCTACAACTTCTGGCTGAAGGACGCTCCATGAAAGAAGCCGCAGCCATTCTTGATGTTGCGGTACGCACGATTGCATTTCACAAATACAAAATCATGGAAGAATTTGGCCTGAAGAGTAACGCGGAACTGGTGCGCTTTGCTCTTAGCGAACGCCTGGTCGCAGAAGATCCACGGTTCTCCTGA
- a CDS encoding DUF481 domain-containing protein codes for MVINVLGNGRLMRCAALSGDKRLHAVCRSFRIWSVIFIIVVFATPAFASNRQKNDTITLKNGDMITCEIRSLEKGELTIKQPNATSTVVLDWKSIATLQSKQSFVVIDNHGRTFSGTIHQDSIDSMLVVEGVASASVPHGLVVSIQETDARFFRSWRGDIDLGMNFAQSNSQKQATLQGNLFSQTVKRVIGVTVSTQFTSQLETSNTRQTDIKTEYFAQLRRTRWAAGGIANFLSSSAQKINLRTSLGAALAMRPIISNKTDLTFIGGVAYTIENDSSAAASPRSNSLDSAWAMQYSTFRFDSTDFDTTVWVYPSLTQGGRVRMTLNQDVYVKFYKDFYVRGSFYDNYDNRPTVSAPTNNLGTSLTVGWSFR; via the coding sequence GTGGTTATCAATGTTCTCGGGAACGGCAGACTGATGCGTTGTGCTGCACTGAGCGGTGATAAGCGATTGCACGCGGTCTGTCGTTCGTTTCGCATTTGGTCAGTCATCTTCATCATCGTGGTGTTCGCAACGCCCGCCTTTGCTTCGAACAGGCAGAAAAACGACACCATTACGCTGAAGAATGGCGACATGATCACCTGTGAGATCCGCTCTCTTGAAAAGGGGGAGCTTACCATCAAGCAGCCTAACGCAACTTCGACGGTGGTCCTTGATTGGAAGAGCATTGCGACGCTTCAATCAAAGCAATCGTTCGTTGTGATTGATAACCACGGCAGAACGTTCAGCGGGACGATACATCAAGACTCAATCGATTCCATGCTCGTGGTGGAAGGGGTTGCATCTGCATCTGTTCCTCATGGCCTGGTGGTAAGCATTCAAGAAACCGATGCGAGATTTTTTCGCAGTTGGCGTGGCGATATTGATTTAGGCATGAACTTTGCCCAATCGAACTCTCAGAAGCAGGCAACACTGCAGGGAAACCTGTTTTCACAAACAGTGAAACGGGTCATCGGCGTGACTGTGAGCACACAGTTTACGAGTCAGTTGGAAACCAGCAATACACGCCAAACGGATATCAAAACGGAATACTTCGCGCAGCTTCGACGAACGCGATGGGCAGCAGGTGGAATCGCCAACTTCCTTTCCAGTTCAGCGCAGAAGATCAATCTGCGGACATCTCTTGGAGCGGCGCTTGCGATGCGTCCAATTATCAGCAACAAAACGGACCTTACCTTTATTGGCGGTGTCGCCTACACCATTGAAAATGATTCCTCAGCCGCGGCGTCACCGCGATCCAACAGTTTGGATTCAGCATGGGCTATGCAGTATTCCACTTTTCGTTTCGATTCGACAGATTTTGATACCACGGTGTGGGTATACCCCAGTCTTACGCAGGGGGGGCGAGTGAGAATGACGCTGAACCAGGACGTCTACGTGAAGTTCTACAAAGACTTCTATGTTCGCGGCAGCTTTTATGACAACTATGACAACCGCCCTACGGTGTCGGCGCCCACGAACAATCTGGGAACTTCGCTGACAGTGGGTTGGTCGTTCCGCTAA
- a CDS encoding VirB8/TrbF family protein: MSSTTMSPSSELTRAAERYLESNAEPLVLNTYLKITILCLVVVCMALAAAVFKSQKALASAKPMIVRINDVGHAEAVDYRNFAYRPQEAENKYYLTRWAELYFSRNRYTIERDQTSALYFLNSDVQRAVIEQERKDNIIVNYRGDSTLPYVDVEVKNVVLDDLRQSPYSARIEFEKVYTNPADHTELKRERWTASVTYVFRDLVKNNELAVDPLGLTIVRFRADQAFS; the protein is encoded by the coding sequence ATGTCCAGCACAACGATGTCGCCGTCTTCCGAACTCACACGGGCCGCCGAACGCTATCTCGAATCGAACGCGGAGCCGTTGGTCCTCAACACCTACCTGAAGATCACGATTCTCTGCCTGGTGGTGGTCTGCATGGCGCTGGCCGCCGCCGTCTTCAAGAGCCAGAAAGCTCTTGCGTCTGCGAAACCGATGATTGTCCGAATCAACGACGTTGGACATGCGGAAGCGGTGGACTATCGGAACTTCGCCTACCGGCCTCAGGAGGCCGAGAACAAGTATTATTTGACGCGCTGGGCGGAGCTTTACTTCAGCCGTAACCGCTACACCATCGAGCGCGACCAAACTAGCGCACTCTACTTCCTGAATAGCGATGTACAGCGTGCCGTAATTGAGCAGGAACGCAAAGACAACATTATCGTGAACTACCGGGGGGACAGCACACTCCCGTACGTGGATGTCGAAGTAAAGAACGTCGTGCTCGACGACCTTCGACAGTCGCCCTATTCGGCAAGGATTGAGTTCGAGAAGGTGTATACGAACCCGGCGGATCACACCGAGCTCAAGCGGGAGCGATGGACGGCCAGCGTCACCTATGTATTCCGCGATCTGGTGAAGAACAACGAACTCGCGGTTGATCCTCTCGGACTGACCATCGTTCGCTTCCGCGCCGACCAGGCATTCAGCTAA
- a CDS encoding tyrosine-type recombinase/integrase: protein MADHKDRRSYISKAKIVRKDLGSRPAAEITPQELERWLRSHCKTAATTNRYKAFISLCYREGLHNGKVTVNPARQVRHRRESAGRLRFLSRDEYETLHEVIKKRFPEHVAEFEVSVNTGMRLSEQYSLTWGQVHLERRTIDLTKTKNGSARTVHLNADAVAALKTMQKKQSKPSDMVFPRQGPRFDTRSWFVPCLEDAKISGYVWHSNRHTFCSWLAMAGASIKEIQELAGHKTITMSARYSHLSPEHRLSVIDRISSASTGP from the coding sequence GTGGCCGATCACAAGGACCGCCGCAGCTACATCAGCAAAGCCAAGATTGTTCGCAAGGATCTCGGCTCGCGCCCAGCAGCCGAGATCACTCCACAAGAGTTGGAGCGGTGGCTGCGGTCGCACTGTAAGACGGCTGCAACGACCAACCGCTACAAAGCATTCATCTCGCTCTGTTATCGGGAGGGGCTTCACAACGGCAAGGTAACGGTCAATCCCGCTCGCCAAGTCCGTCACCGTCGCGAGAGCGCTGGTCGCCTCAGATTCCTCAGTCGCGACGAGTACGAGACGCTTCATGAAGTAATCAAGAAGCGGTTTCCTGAACATGTGGCGGAGTTCGAAGTTTCCGTGAACACGGGTATGAGGTTGTCGGAGCAGTATTCGCTGACATGGGGTCAGGTCCATCTCGAACGCCGGACCATTGATCTAACGAAGACAAAGAACGGTTCCGCCCGCACCGTTCATCTGAATGCGGATGCGGTCGCCGCTTTGAAGACAATGCAGAAAAAGCAGTCGAAGCCCTCGGACATGGTCTTCCCTAGGCAAGGACCAAGGTTTGATACGAGATCTTGGTTCGTGCCATGCCTGGAAGACGCAAAGATTTCTGGCTACGTGTGGCATTCCAACCGTCACACATTCTGCTCTTGGCTAGCAATGGCTGGGGCATCCATCAAAGAAATTCAGGAATTAGCCGGACACAAGACGATCACGATGTCTGCGCGCTACAGCCATCTCTCTCCCGAGCATCGGCTGTCAGTCATCGATCGGATCTCGTCTGCATCAACGGGACCATGA
- a CDS encoding VirB3 family type IV secretion system protein, giving the protein MSDQSRNTRRRNRVFKSLHKPLTYLGVERTLFFFVCVSAVGAFNLFNSLLAGLGVFIGGFAFGHWVTNTDPAYLRILAKSEKFKTRYDAAKQRVPMVEVR; this is encoded by the coding sequence ATGTCAGACCAATCCCGAAACACACGTCGCCGAAATCGGGTGTTCAAGAGCCTGCACAAGCCCCTCACTTATCTCGGGGTCGAACGCACCTTGTTTTTCTTCGTCTGCGTCTCCGCAGTCGGCGCGTTCAATCTCTTCAACTCTCTCCTCGCAGGTCTCGGAGTCTTTATCGGAGGCTTTGCCTTCGGCCATTGGGTTACAAACACCGACCCGGCCTACCTGCGGATCCTCGCGAAGTCCGAGAAGTTCAAGACCCGCTACGACGCTGCCAAGCAGCGTGTACCGATGGTGGAGGTGCGCTGA
- a CDS encoding LysR family transcriptional regulator, which produces MSDYDQLEFRHLKYIQAVAETRSFSAAATVANTTQSNISTQIAHLEGLFDIEIFTRHRDGATPTPYGEVLVACARDLLQVRQDVIDMLRALRTGEITPLKLGYSSLVGKETLHTLIETTHNLFPHCEIFSEGDEIQNLEQRVGSDELDGALVTLPIEHNSDLTTCIVAREKLLVCMRSDDPLAEHEAIPTHLLNNRVSIFQFPMVHRPAYRKMLELLSAVGITPKDNKPTTNVEHIQWMVQQGQCLAFFRSGTRLLPGLILKPVHGADWTMDTALVLKPSSQHPALALLLRELRKRAREIGSLWAPKKPESADAVTKRKGPKSVRAKGTGVLPLFEAS; this is translated from the coding sequence ATGAGTGATTACGATCAGCTTGAGTTTCGCCATCTGAAGTACATCCAGGCAGTCGCGGAAACGCGGTCGTTCAGCGCGGCAGCTACGGTCGCCAACACGACCCAATCGAACATCAGCACACAAATAGCCCATCTCGAAGGCCTCTTCGACATCGAGATTTTTACTCGACATCGCGATGGCGCGACGCCTACTCCCTACGGCGAAGTTCTCGTCGCTTGCGCGCGAGACCTGCTGCAGGTTCGTCAAGATGTCATCGACATGTTGAGGGCCCTGCGCACGGGCGAGATCACTCCTCTCAAGCTCGGCTACTCATCTCTTGTAGGGAAAGAAACCCTGCACACGCTGATCGAAACTACACACAATCTCTTCCCGCACTGCGAGATATTCTCAGAGGGCGATGAGATTCAAAACCTTGAGCAGAGAGTCGGTTCCGATGAGCTCGACGGCGCTCTAGTCACGCTTCCGATAGAGCACAATTCCGACCTAACGACTTGCATAGTTGCCAGAGAAAAGCTCCTCGTCTGTATGCGTTCGGACGACCCATTGGCGGAGCATGAAGCAATCCCCACACATCTCCTGAACAATCGCGTCAGCATCTTTCAGTTCCCAATGGTTCATCGTCCCGCGTACCGCAAGATGCTTGAGTTATTGAGTGCTGTGGGCATCACTCCCAAAGACAACAAGCCAACGACAAATGTTGAGCACATTCAATGGATGGTTCAGCAAGGCCAATGTCTAGCTTTCTTCAGAAGCGGAACTCGCCTGTTGCCAGGTCTAATTCTGAAGCCCGTTCACGGTGCGGATTGGACGATGGACACGGCGCTAGTTCTGAAGCCTTCATCGCAACATCCCGCTCTCGCGTTGCTCCTTCGCGAACTGCGAAAGAGAGCGCGGGAAATCGGCTCTCTCTGGGCACCCAAGAAACCTGAATCCGCAGACGCTGTTACCAAGCGGAAAGGTCCGAAGTCGGTGCGCGCTAAAGGCACTGGGGTCCTGCCGCTGTTTGAGGCTAGTTGA
- a CDS encoding TrbC/VirB2 family protein, whose translation MSSRIRVRIPARTVAQVHQWIRSMGGLLLLVILVPLTAQAQSGSPFDTGFSNMQTLFTGTVAKVASLIAIVIGGYQFAHGEPGAKKALAGVAAGTGIAVMATNVLSWLWGS comes from the coding sequence ATGTCCAGCCGTATTCGTGTCCGCATTCCTGCCAGAACAGTTGCACAGGTACACCAATGGATTCGCTCCATGGGTGGTTTGTTGCTTCTGGTAATCCTCGTCCCTCTCACAGCACAAGCTCAGTCCGGATCGCCCTTCGATACCGGATTCTCCAATATGCAAACCCTCTTCACGGGAACCGTGGCGAAGGTCGCCTCGCTGATTGCAATCGTGATCGGTGGCTACCAATTCGCACACGGCGAGCCCGGTGCGAAGAAGGCACTTGCTGGCGTGGCCGCCGGCACGGGGATCGCTGTCATGGCGACCAACGTTCTGTCGTGGCTCTGGGGCTCCTAA
- a CDS encoding lipid-binding SYLF domain-containing protein has product MKTYRALLLLILGTALPALAQNKMDDRLGNSAEVLRQMLSRENAIPKTYLDRSVCVLVFPAVKKVGVGLGVTYGRGVLVCRTGTEMNGPWSAPAMYKIDVGSLGLQLGRTETDYVILLENKKSALKLLTGKLKLGADATAVAGPSGAKAVGANDTNFDVLTYSRAKGGLFAGASLGSASMATDDDANKAVYGKDITATEIVREGGVTVTPAGKPIIKVLTTASPRGR; this is encoded by the coding sequence ATGAAAACATATCGCGCACTTCTGCTACTTATTCTTGGCACGGCGCTTCCCGCGCTTGCCCAAAACAAAATGGATGATCGTCTCGGTAACTCAGCCGAAGTACTGCGCCAGATGCTTTCCCGCGAGAATGCCATCCCGAAGACGTATCTGGATCGTTCCGTGTGTGTACTTGTCTTCCCGGCCGTTAAGAAAGTAGGTGTGGGTCTTGGCGTTACTTACGGTCGTGGCGTACTCGTCTGCCGGACAGGAACGGAGATGAACGGCCCTTGGTCTGCTCCTGCCATGTACAAGATCGACGTGGGCAGCTTGGGCCTACAGCTTGGCCGCACGGAGACGGACTACGTCATCCTTCTTGAAAACAAGAAGAGTGCTCTCAAACTGCTTACCGGCAAACTGAAATTGGGTGCCGATGCGACCGCAGTTGCCGGCCCGAGCGGTGCTAAGGCCGTGGGTGCCAACGACACAAACTTTGATGTGCTGACATACTCTCGCGCAAAGGGTGGTCTCTTCGCCGGCGCTTCTCTCGGTAGCGCATCGATGGCCACCGACGACGACGCGAATAAGGCAGTGTATGGCAAGGACATCACAGCAACGGAAATCGTCCGCGAAGGCGGCGTGACAGTCACCCCAGCTGGCAAGCCCATCATCAAAGTCCTGACAACCGCTTCCCCCCGCGGCCGTTAA